One Manihot esculenta cultivar AM560-2 chromosome 6, M.esculenta_v8, whole genome shotgun sequence DNA segment encodes these proteins:
- the LOC110617107 gene encoding pectin acetylesterase 9: MNIIAVTILAILLNCGSFCICAPPQRLLVKMTMVTNAPALGAFCLDGSLPAYHLHRGFGAGARNWILQFEGGGWCNDLKSCLERANTRRGSTKYMNKLATFSGILSNDAKLNPDFYNWNRVKLRYCDGASFGGDAMFKDGSSVLYFRGQKIWEAIIQDLLPKGLGQARQALLSGCSAGGLSSFLHCDDLAKVLPNAGVKCLSDAGFFLDEKDVSLKYAMRSFYAKLVALQGVEKNLNKKCTNFFSKNPELCFFPQHALKFITPPFFILNAAYDTFQFKHILVPPSADMRGLWKRCKNNTAQCNEKQIDTLQGFRQHMLSALGSFSKNFNQWGMYINSCFAHCQSESQDTWLAGDSPRIHDVTIAKAVGNWYFNRNGTNEIDCPFPCDATCHNLIPTALVP; the protein is encoded by the exons ATGAATATTATAGCAGTAACCATACTGGCGATTTTGCTAAATTGCGGCTCGTTCTGCATTTGCGCGCCGCCGCAGCGGCTTTTGGTGAAAATGACCATGGTTACCAATGCGCCGGCTCTCGGAGCCT TTTGTTTGGATGGAAGTTTGCCTGCGTATCATCTGCACAGAGGATTCGGCGCTGGAGCACGCAACTGGATTTTGCAGTTTGAG GGAGGTGGATGGTGCAATGATTTGAAATCATGTTTGGAGAGAGCCAATACACGCCGTGGATCTACAAAGTACATGAACAAGCTGGCGACCTTCTCAGGAATACTAAGCAACGACGCCAAGCTAAATCCAG ATTTTTACAATTGGAACCGTGTAAAGCTTAGATATTGTGATGGAGCATCATTTGGGGGAGATGCCATGTTTAAAGACGGG TCGTCAGTCCTTTATTTCAGGGGGCAAAAGATTTGGGAAGCAATTATTCAGGACCTTCTCCCTAAAGGGTTGGGGCAGGCGCGTCAG GCTTTACTTTCAGGTTGCTCTGCTGGGGGTTTATCATCATTTCTCCATTGCGACGACTTAGCTAAGGTGTTACCGAATGCCGGTGTGAAGTGCTTGAGTGATGCAGGATTTTTTCTGGACGA AAAAGACGTCAGCTTGAAGTACGCTATGAGGTCCTTCTACGCAAAACTTGTTGCTCTGCAG GGAGTTGAAAAGAATCTCAATAAAAAATGCACCAATTTCTTTAGCAAAAATCCAGAACTG TGCTTTTTTCCACAGCATGCGTTGAAGTTCATAACACCGCCATTCTTCATCTTGAATGCAGCTTATGATACGTTCCAA TTCAAGCATATATTGGTGCCTCCTTCTGCTGACATGCGTGGACTATGGAAACGTTGTAAGAATAACACAGCACAATGTAATGAAAAACAGATAGATACATTGCAAG GTTTCAGGCAACATATGCTGTCAGCCTTGGGATCTTTCTCCAAGAACTTCAATCAGTGGGGAATGTATATAAATTCATGCTTTGCTCATTGCCAAAGTGAATCCCAGGACACATGGTTAGCAGGCGACTCTCCTCGGATACATGACGTG ACCATTGCAAAAGCTGTTGGGAATTGGTATTTTAACAGAAATGGTACCAACGAGATTGATTGTCCGTTTCCTTGTGACGCTACCTGCCATAACCTCATACCAACAGCTCTG